The genomic region GAAATCGTTGAACACGGCCTCGGCCTTTCCTGAATCAGCGGATTTCCAGGCGGCGGCAGCAACGGCGCAGGCCCGGGCCCCGTCCAGAACGCCCGGGCTGGGTTCGCAGTCGTGATCGAGGCATTCCTGGAAATGACGCATGTAGCGAATGACCGTTGCGCCATGCCCGTAGGCGCTCGTGTCCTGCTCGGGTTCGAACCTGGTGGTGACGGGCTCTTTTGCGCCCTCAGTATCGGAAACAAACTGCAGTCTTCCAGGTTTGTTGTCCGTGAACTCGGCGACCGCCGTTCCCCGAGTGCCGTAGAGCGCCACCTGCATCATTGGCAGCGGCGGCTCAACGACATCATAGAGGCCTTTGACCTGGGCAATAACGCCATTGGCGAACTTCAGGTTCAGAAAGAACAGGTTGCGGAGCGGGTAGGCAGGCGTGAGTTTGCCCTTGGCCGCATAGCAATGCACTTCGGCGACATCGCCAAGGAAGCTTCGCAGAATATCAACCGGATGCGTGACCCCTCCGTACATATAGTCCTGCGGCATCATGAGCCGCCAGGGCGTAAAGCCATATACAGGCCGGATGTCGT from Candidatus Paceibacterota bacterium harbors:
- a CDS encoding Gfo/Idh/MocA family oxidoreductase, which codes for MSARPIGLGVIGISPHNMGSTMTLLADVPGLRFRLVAACDTKWDVLDPYARKMGIPFATPDCRGLVSRPEVEVVAVFSPDPLHAEHCIAALDAGKHVICTKPMVTSLDQARAVVDAVRRNKRKFMVGQTMRFDRQFTTLRNHYATGDLGEIMAAEAFYIHDIRPVYGFTPWRLMMPQDYMYGGVTHPVDILRSFLGDVAEVHCYAAKGKLTPAYPLRNLFFLNLKFANGVIAQVKGLYDVVEPPLPMMQVALYGTRGTAVAEFTDNKPGRLQFVSDTEGAKEPVTTRFEPEQDTSAYGHGATVIRYMRHFQECLDHDCEPSPGVLDGARACAVAAAAWKSADSGKAEAVFNDF